One genomic segment of Gottschalkia acidurici 9a includes these proteins:
- a CDS encoding NusG domain II-containing protein, giving the protein MTKWDKYLAALIILLSLSSMIYIKNIATNKGNKYAVIEVDGKEYKKITFSNDNEKKHLEIKTQYGYNKVEIQGEKVRVIDADCPDKLDVKQGWISSVDEVIVCLPNRLVIEIRGEKNSQDEIDSISY; this is encoded by the coding sequence ATGACTAAATGGGATAAATATCTTGCAGCTTTAATCATATTATTAAGCCTTTCAAGCATGATATATATAAAAAATATAGCTACCAATAAAGGTAATAAATATGCAGTAATTGAAGTTGATGGAAAAGAGTATAAGAAGATTACATTTAGTAATGATAATGAAAAAAAACACTTAGAGATAAAAACTCAATATGGGTATAATAAGGTAGAGATTCAAGGTGAAAAAGTAAGAGTAATAGACGCAGACTGTCCAGATAAATTAGATGTAAAACAAGGATGGATAAGTAGTGTAGATGAAGTAATAGTTTGTCTACCGAATAGATTAGTCATAGAGATAAGGGGAGAGAAAAATTCACAAGATGAAATAGACTCCATTAGCTATTAA
- a CDS encoding Gx transporter family protein: MNIKKLIFLSLLVSIGLTLSIIENMIPLPIPVPGVKLGLVNMVFLITLVLFGFKEALIVVLLRSITLAVAIGNVSGLMYSIPSSVISTTVMAIVYKNFSNYFSLIGVSLFGAVTYNITQIGVASFIMQNIKIFSYLPIMSLMSIFTGYFVGLGSKFSIDNIKVTLKKYL, from the coding sequence ATGAATATAAAGAAATTAATCTTTTTATCTTTACTAGTTTCAATAGGATTAACTCTAAGCATTATCGAAAATATGATACCTTTACCTATCCCAGTTCCTGGGGTAAAATTAGGTCTGGTAAATATGGTTTTTCTAATAACTCTAGTTTTATTTGGATTTAAAGAAGCACTAATAGTTGTATTACTAAGAAGTATAACCTTAGCAGTTGCAATAGGCAACGTCTCAGGACTTATGTATAGTATACCATCATCGGTAATAAGCACCACTGTTATGGCTATAGTTTATAAGAACTTTAGTAATTACTTTAGCTTAATAGGTGTAAGTTTATTCGGTGCTGTAACCTATAATATAACTCAAATAGGTGTGGCAAGTTTCATTATGCAGAATATAAAAATATTTTCATATCTTCCTATTATGAGTTTAATGAGTATATTTACAGGATACTTTGTAGGGTTAGGATCTAAATTTTCTATAGATAATATTAAAGTAACTCTAAAAAAGTATTTATAA
- a CDS encoding Maf family protein produces the protein MKKIILASSSPRRKEILNRFDLKFDIICSNIEEYVDKNDDPIKTVMSLAFEKCQDVANRCNEGDIIIAADTIVYKDYILGKPQNREEALNMIKHLSGDTHLVITGVSIIEVGNSRKIVDYEVTRVKFKDLTKDKIERYLDTEEYKDKAGAYGIQGYGEVLVESIEGSYSNVVGLPIAKLEELLDKNYNIQLL, from the coding sequence ATGAAAAAAATAATTTTGGCTTCTTCTTCTCCGAGAAGAAAAGAAATACTTAATAGATTTGACTTAAAATTTGATATTATTTGTAGTAATATAGAAGAGTATGTAGATAAGAATGATGATCCTATCAAAACTGTTATGTCATTAGCATTTGAAAAATGTCAAGATGTAGCTAATAGATGTAATGAAGGTGATATAATAATAGCAGCTGATACAATAGTATATAAAGACTATATATTAGGAAAACCTCAAAATAGAGAAGAAGCATTAAATATGATTAAACATTTAAGTGGTGATACACATTTAGTTATAACAGGTGTATCCATAATAGAAGTAGGAAATAGTAGAAAAATAGTAGACTATGAAGTAACAAGGGTAAAATTTAAGGACTTAACTAAAGATAAAATTGAAAGATACTTAGATACAGAAGAATATAAAGATAAAGCCGGAGCTTATGGTATACAAGGATATGGAGAAGTTTTAGTAGAATCAATAGAAGGATCTTATAGTAATGTAGTAGGTCTACCCATTGCAAAGTTAGAAGAATTATTAGATAAAAACTACAATATACAATTACTATGA
- the radC gene encoding RadC family protein produces MKIESKYTMKDLPENERPTEKLVNHGAMSLSNSELIAVIIRTGSRDHSVIELANQLLSTREDGIASLADSSIEEIIRVKGIGNCKAAQILAAVELGKRIVLSEAKNKKKITSPLDIVDFFMADMQYLKREHFKIVMLDTKNHIIGVEEISVGNLNSSIVHPREVYKQAIKRSSASIILVHNHPSGDPTPSKEDINITRRLMESGEILGIRVLDHIVIGHKNI; encoded by the coding sequence ATGAAAATTGAAAGCAAATATACCATGAAGGACCTACCTGAAAATGAGAGACCTACTGAAAAATTGGTTAATCATGGTGCTATGAGCTTAAGTAACAGTGAATTAATAGCTGTAATCATAAGAACGGGCAGCAGAGATCATTCTGTTATAGAATTAGCAAATCAACTTTTATCTACTAGAGAAGATGGAATAGCTTCTTTAGCAGATAGTTCTATAGAAGAAATAATTAGAGTAAAAGGAATTGGTAATTGCAAAGCAGCACAGATTTTAGCAGCAGTTGAGCTTGGCAAAAGAATTGTTTTGTCGGAAGCAAAAAATAAAAAGAAAATAACATCACCACTAGACATTGTGGATTTCTTTATGGCAGATATGCAGTACTTAAAAAGAGAACACTTTAAAATAGTAATGCTAGATACCAAAAATCATATTATAGGCGTAGAAGAAATTTCTGTAGGAAATCTAAACTCATCTATAGTTCATCCCAGGGAAGTCTATAAGCAAGCTATAAAAAGAAGTAGTGCATCAATCATACTTGTCCATAACCATCCAAGTGGAGATCCAACACCCAGTAAAGAAGATATAAATATCACTAGGAGACTTATGGAGAGTGGTGAAATATTAGGAATAAGAGTTCTAGACCATATAGTGATAGGACATAAAAACATATAA